The genome window GACAAAGACCTTCAACCAGACTTTCAATCCTGACATCTCTGTATCATCAGGTTACTCTGCTCTTTATATCCAGACAGGTAATGTGTCAAACAATGGTATTGAGTTAGCCTTAGGTTACAGCAATAACTGGGCTGGTTTCGGATGGTCAAGCAACTATACCTTGAGCTCTAACCGCAACCGTATCAACGAGTTGGTTCGCAACTACGTTCACCCGGAGACAGGTACTGTCATTAACAAGGACCGTCTTGATGTAGGAGGACTGGGTAATGCACACTTCATTCTCAAGGAAGGTGGCACCTTAGGTGACCTTTATTCTTTGACGGATGTAAAGCGTGACGACAAGGGACGTATATATGTTGATAAGGATGGTAAGGTTTATCGTAACAATAATGTCGGTGATGTGAAGCTGGGTTCTGTATTCCCTAAGGCTAACATGGCATGGCGCAATGACTTCTCTTATAAGGGCTTTAACCTCAGTGTGATGGTCAGTGCACGTTTCGGTGGTATCGTTTATTCGGCAACACAGGCTGCGCTCGACCTCTATGGAGTGTCAGAGGCAAGTGCAAAGGCACGTGACAAGGGATATGTGGAGGTGAATGGCAATGACCGTCTTAACCCTGAATCATGGTATTCAACCATCGGCGGAAGTGATGGTATTCCACAGTTCTATACCTATAGTGCAACGAATGTACGCTTGCAGGAAGCAAGTCTTAGCTATACCTTCAAGAAGAATCACTTCTTTGGGTTGGGTGACTTGACGCTTTCTGTGACAGGTCGCAACCTGTTGATGTTCTACTGTAAGGCTCCTTTCGATCCTGAGACGACAGCTACGACAGGTAACTACTATCAGGGTATTGACAAGTTTATGACGCCAAGTACGAGAAATATTGGTTTCAACATTAAACTTAAATTCTAAAACAAAGTTATGAAACAGTTAAGAAATATCATATTGTCAACGGTATCGGCTGGATTGGTTATGAGTCTGGCTGGCTGTACCAACAGCTATGAGGATTACAACCAGGACCCATACGGTGTGTCGAAAAAGGAGACGGAACGTGATGCCTATTCATTAGGTGCTGCCATGGTGAACCTGCAGAGCTGGGTGGTTCCTACGGATGTCAATACCAATCAGTTCACGGAATGTCTGTGTGGTGGTTCGTATGGTGGTTACCTCTCTGATTCCAATGCAGGTTTTGCAGGTAAGAACTTTGCACAATATAGTCCTGAGAATGGATGGAGTCGTGTGTTGTTCAGGGACTTCCTTCCCAAGCTCTCTATCTATTTCAATGAGGTGAAGAGTGCTACGGAAGAGCCTGTTATACTGGCTGTAGCACAGATTATAAAGGTTGCAGGTATCCATCGTGTTACTGATGCTTATGGTCCGATACCTTATTCTAAGGTAGGACAGAATGGTGAAATCACGGCACCATACGATTCCCAACAGGAGGTGTATAAGTTGATGTTCAAGCAGCTGGATGAGGCTATTGCCACGCTGACTGCCAATCGAACGTTCAACTTCTCACCAAAGGCTGACAATGTGTATGGCGGCAATGTTGAGAAGTGGATTAAGTTTGGTAATTCTCTTCGTCTTCGTCTGGCTATCCGCATATCAAAGGCTGATCCTGCATTGGCAAAACAGGAGGCTGAGGCTTCGGTGAGCAATGAGGTTGGCGTGATGACTTCCAATGATGACAATGCTTTCATGACCTTGTCGAATACCAATCCTTTCAGGGTTGTCATGTATGAATATAATGGTGGTGACTCACGTATCGGTGCCGATATTACCACTTACATGAATGGATATAAGGACCCACGTCGTGAAGCGATGTTCGCTATGTCAACTTTCTCAAACGGAACAAATGGTTATTATGGCTTGCGTTCTGGCATTCAGATTCCTGGTGCAGAGATTGCCCATGCCTACAGTAACTACAATGTAAAGACTGATACTAAACTCTTGTGGATGAATGCAGCGGAGGTTGCTTTCCTACGTGCTGAAGGTGCTTTGAAGAACTGGAACATGGGAGGTACAGCTGGCAATTTCTATAAGAAGGGTGTTGAGCTTTCTTTTGAACAGTGGGGTGTAAAGGGTGCTGCGGCTTATCTGGCTGATAAAACCAGTACGCCAGCTGTCTATACAGACCCTGCCGGACTCAATTCTTATTCAGGCTCAGTGTCAACAATTACGATTGCCTGGGATGACAACAATACCGTAGAGCAGCAGTTGGAACGTATCATCACCCAGAAGTGGCTGGCTATGTTCCCACTTGGCTTGGAGGCATGGTCGGACTATCGCCGTACAGGTTATCCAAAGCTGATGCCAGTGAAGGTTAATAATAGTGGTGGTGTGGTAAGCAGTGAGCGAGGAGCTCGTCGTTTGTCTTATCCACAGGAGGAGCGCAGCAACAACTTTGAAAACTACAATGCAGCTGTTGGTATGCTTGGTGGAGCTGACAATATGGCTACAGATGTTTGGTGGGCAAAGTAATGATTACCGATTAAAAAGAAAGAAAAATGAAACATATCATTAAATATATAGCATATTCAACGGTCTGTGCGGCAGCTTTGCTTATGTCCAGCTGCGATACAGACGTTGAACCTGTAGAAATTAACCAGCCCGGTATAGAGCATCAGAATCCTGAACTCTATCAGAACTATCTTGTAGGTATCCGTGCTTACAAGGCAAGCAGTCATAAGATTATGATGGCATGGTTCGATAACAGTCAGGCTGTTCCATTCACCCAGGCGCAGCATATCAACGCTGTTCCTGACAGTGTGGATTACGTTGTACTGACAAATCCGGG of Prevotella fusca JCM 17724 contains these proteins:
- a CDS encoding RagB/SusD family nutrient uptake outer membrane protein, which gives rise to MKQLRNIILSTVSAGLVMSLAGCTNSYEDYNQDPYGVSKKETERDAYSLGAAMVNLQSWVVPTDVNTNQFTECLCGGSYGGYLSDSNAGFAGKNFAQYSPENGWSRVLFRDFLPKLSIYFNEVKSATEEPVILAVAQIIKVAGIHRVTDAYGPIPYSKVGQNGEITAPYDSQQEVYKLMFKQLDEAIATLTANRTFNFSPKADNVYGGNVEKWIKFGNSLRLRLAIRISKADPALAKQEAEASVSNEVGVMTSNDDNAFMTLSNTNPFRVVMYEYNGGDSRIGADITTYMNGYKDPRREAMFAMSTFSNGTNGYYGLRSGIQIPGAEIAHAYSNYNVKTDTKLLWMNAAEVAFLRAEGALKNWNMGGTAGNFYKKGVELSFEQWGVKGAAAYLADKTSTPAVYTDPAGLNSYSGSVSTITIAWDDNNTVEQQLERIITQKWLAMFPLGLEAWSDYRRTGYPKLMPVKVNNSGGVVSSERGARRLSYPQEERSNNFENYNAAVGMLGGADNMATDVWWAK